A genomic window from Anthocerotibacter panamensis C109 includes:
- a CDS encoding helix-turn-helix transcriptional regulator: MKKTREEAHDPEVVLYNRLAVLRAERGLSRQELAAAVGVNYQTIGYLERGDYFPSLELAFRFSEFFHLPIEAIFSRRPFQPLSEVVYPGHDAL, encoded by the coding sequence ATGAAGAAAACGCGAGAAGAGGCTCATGACCCGGAAGTAGTGCTCTACAACCGTCTGGCAGTTTTGCGGGCGGAGCGGGGACTTTCGCGGCAGGAGTTGGCAGCGGCAGTGGGGGTGAACTATCAGACGATTGGCTACCTCGAACGGGGAGACTACTTTCCTAGCCTAGAGTTGGCCTTTCGCTTTAGCGAGTTCTTTCACCTGCCCATCGAGGCGATCTTTTCGCGCCGACCTTTCCAACCCCTCAGCGAAGTGGTCTATCCCGGACACGATGCGCTGTAG
- a CDS encoding mechanosensitive ion channel family protein, with protein MEFAQTTQGIVNTIIQVGLKVIGALIIYVVGRWLINLAVSLLQRTLNKQQVDAALVRYLSASIVVAANIALIVAILGFFGVETTTFAALVAAVGIAIGAAWGGLLANFAAGAFLIILRPFQVGDFIGAGGVVGMVREIGLFVTAIDTLDNVRTYVGNTKVFADNIQNFSTNPFRRVEQAVQLSYGVDPGEAMQRLRQKLRQVPNVLSEPIPEVEILQFTPSGPILAVRPYCRNQDYWQVYFDTNRLISQSFGEAGYPAPEQHLVVRNAG; from the coding sequence ATGGAATTTGCTCAAACCACACAAGGCATCGTCAATACGATTATTCAAGTCGGTCTTAAGGTCATCGGTGCACTCATTATTTATGTAGTGGGCCGTTGGCTGATCAATCTGGCGGTAAGCCTGCTACAGCGGACCCTCAACAAGCAACAAGTTGACGCAGCCCTCGTTCGCTACCTATCCGCGAGTATCGTAGTAGCCGCCAATATCGCTTTGATCGTTGCGATCCTGGGCTTCTTCGGTGTCGAGACCACTACTTTTGCTGCCTTGGTTGCGGCGGTGGGAATTGCGATTGGAGCAGCTTGGGGTGGCTTGCTAGCCAACTTCGCTGCGGGTGCCTTCCTCATCATCCTGCGCCCGTTCCAGGTTGGCGACTTCATCGGTGCCGGAGGCGTGGTTGGTATGGTCAGGGAGATTGGGCTGTTCGTGACGGCTATCGACACGCTAGACAATGTGCGGACCTATGTGGGCAACACCAAAGTCTTTGCCGACAATATCCAGAACTTTTCGACCAATCCCTTCCGCCGGGTTGAGCAGGCTGTACAGCTCAGCTATGGCGTCGATCCCGGCGAAGCCATGCAGCGCTTGCGGCAGAAACTCAGACAGGTTCCGAACGTGCTATCTGAGCCGATTCCAGAGGTCGAAATCCTACAATTTACCCCCTCCGGCCCGATCCTTGCGGTTCGGCCCTATTGCCGCAATCAGGACTATTGGCAGGTCTACTTCGACACCAATCGCCTGATCAGTCAATCCTTTGGCGAAGCGGGCTACCCTGCTCCCGAGCAGCACCTCGTGGTCCGCAACGCAGGGTAA
- a CDS encoding alpha/beta fold hydrolase, with amino-acid sequence MTAPQDKVDWMHRYEIFTQNNALGRFARDSGNRLCLLPLLATVFALTACTTNTTTARQSPELKDCSLAAPGSPQRITARCGTLTVFENREAKSGRTIALHFAVLPAISRNPKPDALVFLPGGPGQTATEAFPALAPVFERINQDRDIVLVDQRGTGQSNPLRCPEVEEKGQAVAALVERCVRALKADLTRYTTSIAMADLDEVRQALGYPILNLYGGSYGTRSALVYLHQYPNRVRAVILDGVAPPNWSLGESVAQDAQRALDLIFERCEHDTACRKAFPQLRREFEQLLVRLDQKPTRVTIAEPTTGSPTPITINRQTLATTVRTISYFPEAVALLPLLLHTTYQTGDTHLLGTQGVLFTGQFSESISNGLFNSVVCAEDVPFFTPKTLERERTGTYLGVLATQGLMDSCRPWPRGRIPADFKDPVMSKAPVLILSGEADPVTPPANGALAARTLPNSLQLVAPGQGHIVVGRGCIPRIATEFIKKASVNGLSTTCLKDLQPIPFFITFAGPKP; translated from the coding sequence ATGACAGCACCGCAGGACAAGGTAGATTGGATGCATCGCTACGAAATTTTTACCCAGAACAATGCTCTTGGGCGTTTTGCTAGGGATTCAGGAAACAGGCTATGCCTATTACCTTTGCTGGCAACGGTTTTTGCGCTCACAGCGTGTACCACGAATACGACGACCGCCCGTCAATCTCCCGAACTCAAGGACTGTTCGTTGGCTGCCCCCGGAAGTCCGCAGCGTATCACTGCCCGCTGCGGTACTTTAACTGTTTTTGAGAATCGCGAGGCCAAATCCGGCCGGACGATTGCGCTACACTTTGCGGTCTTGCCCGCTATAAGCCGCAATCCCAAGCCCGACGCGCTCGTTTTCTTGCCGGGGGGACCGGGTCAGACGGCGACTGAAGCCTTCCCCGCCTTAGCCCCGGTTTTTGAGCGCATCAACCAAGACCGGGATATTGTTTTGGTGGATCAGCGTGGTACCGGTCAATCCAATCCCCTGCGTTGTCCTGAGGTAGAGGAGAAAGGTCAAGCAGTGGCTGCGTTGGTTGAGCGCTGCGTACGCGCACTCAAGGCGGACCTCACCCGCTACACCACGTCGATTGCCATGGCGGACCTAGACGAGGTGCGGCAGGCTTTGGGTTACCCCATCCTCAACCTCTATGGAGGCTCCTACGGAACGCGCTCTGCCTTGGTCTATCTGCACCAATACCCCAACCGGGTGCGCGCGGTCATCCTCGACGGGGTTGCCCCGCCCAACTGGAGCCTGGGCGAGTCTGTGGCCCAGGATGCTCAACGGGCTTTGGACTTGATTTTTGAGCGCTGCGAACACGACACCGCCTGTCGGAAGGCATTCCCGCAACTACGTCGTGAATTTGAGCAACTGCTCGTACGCCTAGACCAAAAGCCCACCCGAGTCACGATTGCCGAGCCGACCACAGGCAGTCCCACACCCATCACCATCAACCGTCAAACTCTGGCGACGACTGTCCGCACAATCAGCTATTTCCCTGAAGCGGTAGCCCTCCTGCCGCTTCTCCTTCACACCACCTATCAGACCGGGGACACGCATCTTTTGGGGACGCAAGGGGTGCTCTTCACCGGGCAGTTTAGCGAAAGCATCAGCAACGGGCTATTTAATTCTGTAGTCTGCGCTGAGGATGTCCCCTTCTTCACCCCCAAAACCCTGGAGCGTGAGCGCACAGGCACCTATCTGGGCGTGCTGGCAACGCAGGGGCTGATGGACAGTTGCCGTCCTTGGCCTCGGGGGAGAATCCCCGCCGACTTCAAAGACCCAGTGATGTCCAAAGCTCCGGTCCTCATCCTCTCCGGGGAAGCGGACCCGGTTACCCCCCCAGCCAATGGGGCTCTAGCCGCCCGTACCCTCCCTAACAGCCTGCAACTCGTCGCCCCCGGACAGGGGCATATCGTCGTGGGGCGCGGCTGCATCCCGCGGATTGCTACAGAATTCATAAAAAAGGCCAGCGTGAACGGGCTCTCCACCACCTGTCTCAAAGACCTCCAGCCCATCCCCTTTTTTATAACTTTTGCGGGGCCAAAGCCCTGA